A region of Sulfurimonas sp. DNA encodes the following proteins:
- a CDS encoding zonular occludens toxin domain-containing protein, producing the protein MIDYFFGKPRTGKTYRAVDILYNDYVKDENASPKFTNIITNIGGFKFKEINQLFRDRGSKSVAYKLVWRDLYTHLSKLYEMALDDKSDEELNRYAYSHKINDALIILDEASLFMKRYDDVVSWWLAYHGHFKMRIIIIAQSPKQINAEYLVHAEIYYEAQPQSKQLASNKLRYIHYSEPYFVKDNKFSSNTITSNQKIFDLYKSGEVDKPKKMLIRFIIYILIALFISAAFFKFLLYRLSPDTPDTEENQSNSVTSTYEDVDYPPPKSDDYLLSVRCNKRYCWNTDPKYDSKEISLSYFKFIVIKHSLELEYSEIINEVYILTPIEKTLSKSTLSKLTDYYYFIPKELKTKELKQFFISKEVMTNKRKDFSINPFNINTNEENARTSALARTTKSE; encoded by the coding sequence ATGATTGATTATTTTTTTGGTAAACCTAGAACGGGTAAAACTTACAGAGCTGTTGATATTCTCTACAATGATTATGTTAAAGATGAAAATGCTTCTCCAAAATTTACTAATATTATTACAAATATTGGTGGTTTTAAATTTAAAGAAATAAACCAACTCTTTAGGGATAGAGGTTCTAAATCAGTAGCTTATAAATTAGTTTGGAGAGATTTATATACACATTTATCAAAATTGTACGAAATGGCTCTTGATGATAAAAGTGATGAAGAATTAAATAGATACGCATATAGTCACAAGATAAATGACGCTTTAATAATTCTTGATGAAGCTTCTTTGTTTATGAAAAGATATGATGATGTTGTTTCATGGTGGTTGGCTTATCACGGACATTTTAAAATGAGAATTATAATAATAGCTCAAAGTCCTAAACAAATAAATGCTGAGTACCTTGTACATGCTGAAATATATTATGAAGCTCAACCTCAAAGTAAACAGTTAGCAAGTAATAAGCTTAGGTATATACACTATAGTGAGCCTTATTTTGTAAAAGATAATAAATTTTCTTCTAATACTATTACTTCTAATCAAAAAATATTTGATTTATATAAAAGTGGAGAAGTTGATAAACCTAAAAAAATGTTAATTAGATTTATTATATATATTTTAATAGCTCTTTTTATATCCGCTGCTTTTTTCAAATTTCTTCTTTATAGACTTTCTCCAGATACTCCTGATACAGAAGAAAACCAATCCAATAGCGTTACATCAACTTATGAAGATGTTGATTATCCACCTCCAAAATCTGATGATTATTTATTGTCTGTTCGTTGCAATAAGCGTTATTGTTGGAATACTGACCCTAAATATGACAGTAAAGAAATATCTTTAAGTTATTTTAAATTTATAGTTATTAAACACTCTTTAGAACTAGAATATAGTGAGATTATAAATGAGGTTTACATACTTACTCCAATAGAGAAAACTTTGAGTAAATCAACTTTATCAAAGTTAACTGATTATTATTATTTCATACCCAAAGAGCTTAAAACTAAAGAGTTAAAACAATTTTTTATAAGTAAAGAAGTAATGACAAATAAAAGAAAAGATTTTAGTATTAATCCATTTAATATAAACACGAACGAAGAGAACGCAAGGACGAGCGCCTTAGCGAGGACGACCAAAAGCGAGTGA
- a CDS encoding DNA cytosine methyltransferase — protein sequence MQLVLSLFSGVGLLDQAFRENGFCVVSAGDLITGQDVRDFTGMKNKFSGVIGGSPCQDFSGLKRVKTDYSNKMIIEFLRVVSECEPDWYLLENVKGVPNLTDLNKNSVTPLREYSHQRIDINQGWYDDYSRLRHIQFGSKQNFYLDIPRGTMKNIISGCALASDDRSFKELCHIQGLPSDYDLKDFNVKGKKKAVGNGVPLSVGRVLAKAVLDVTDPGNKGVNYREEKSVTLKSSQGKISFTTFLNDRNISFDSRMSSGFICSVCNTQFNHTAHNRFDSKVHIFSLFEYLDFDYMDFLNNKDTELKVKNFCNSIGVKNTTFFLSICDDCFQNHSLITPAVESVTLLHKESVTQQDKKRCACGCGRELIGKKKCYDSTCRKRLSRKSIKCDLAAEQKK from the coding sequence ATGCAATTAGTTCTTAGCCTATTTAGCGGTGTCGGTTTACTAGACCAAGCTTTTAGAGAAAATGGCTTTTGTGTTGTATCGGCTGGTGACTTGATAACTGGTCAAGATGTCCGTGACTTTACAGGTATGAAAAATAAATTCTCTGGTGTGATTGGTGGAAGTCCTTGTCAAGACTTTAGCGGATTGAAGAGAGTTAAAACTGATTATTCTAATAAAATGATAATAGAGTTTTTAAGAGTAGTTTCAGAGTGTGAGCCTGATTGGTATCTTTTGGAAAATGTCAAAGGTGTTCCAAATTTGACTGACTTAAATAAAAATAGTGTGACTCCGCTGCGTGAATATTCCCACCAACGAATTGATATTAATCAGGGTTGGTATGATGATTATTCAAGATTAAGACATATTCAGTTCGGCTCAAAACAAAATTTTTACTTAGATATACCTCGTGGAACTATGAAAAATATTATAAGTGGTTGTGCCTTAGCTTCTGATGATAGAAGTTTTAAAGAGCTTTGCCATATCCAAGGTTTACCAAGTGATTATGATTTAAAAGATTTTAATGTAAAAGGTAAAAAGAAAGCTGTAGGAAATGGTGTTCCTTTATCTGTTGGAAGAGTTCTTGCAAAAGCTGTTTTAGATGTGACTGATCCAGGTAACAAAGGTGTGAACTATCGAGAAGAAAAAAGTGTGACATTAAAATCCTCTCAAGGTAAAATTAGTTTTACAACATTTCTTAATGATAGAAATATTTCATTTGATTCTCGTATGTCAAGTGGTTTTATTTGTAGTGTTTGTAATACTCAGTTTAACCATACTGCTCATAATAGATTTGATTCAAAAGTTCATATTTTTAGTTTGTTTGAATATCTAGATTTTGACTATATGGATTTTTTAAATAATAAAGATACAGAATTAAAAGTTAAAAATTTTTGCAATTCTATTGGTGTTAAAAATACTACATTTTTTTTATCTATTTGTGATGATTGTTTTCAAAATCATAGTTTAATTACTCCAGCTGTTGAAAGTGTGACTTTGCTGCATAAAGAATCTGTGACACAACAGGATAAAAAAAGGTGTGCGTGTGGTTGTGGTCGTGAGTTAATTGGAAAAAAGAAATGTTATGACTCTACATGTCGCAAAAGATTATCACGAAAAAGTATTAAATGTGATTTAGCAGCGGAACAAAAAAAATGA
- a CDS encoding site-specific integrase, translated as MIKFSHYSKLYLEFKKHELKFSTLDKYTNIIKDRLNPTFGDSDIANIKPSNIKKWLYDIDDVGGKSKRTYLSILSGIMQEALYDEVINRNPVRLVRLPKFDTPKIKPFTADEVNKIMSLAKNDNYRHYLAIAFYTGMRSGEIMALKKSDINFKKQIITVQRTRSRYGESTPKTKYSIRDVPIIKLLEPYITELYKKHDEEYLFITQYKKPYKDNHVFAENFWKKALKELDLEYRRPYNARHTYATNMLYNNLVTPVQLAQLLGHANSQMVFDVYVNYIDSFNENFDRSINIYI; from the coding sequence ATGATTAAATTTAGCCACTATTCAAAACTATATTTAGAGTTTAAAAAGCATGAACTAAAATTTTCTACTTTAGACAAATATACAAATATAATTAAGGATAGATTAAATCCTACTTTTGGAGATTCAGACATAGCAAATATAAAACCTAGTAACATAAAAAAATGGTTATATGACATAGATGATGTAGGCGGTAAATCTAAAAGAACATATCTGAGTATCTTAAGCGGTATCATGCAAGAAGCTCTTTATGATGAAGTTATAAATCGTAATCCCGTAAGACTTGTTAGACTTCCAAAATTTGACACTCCAAAAATAAAACCTTTTACAGCTGATGAAGTAAATAAAATTATGTCTTTAGCAAAAAATGATAACTATCGTCATTATCTTGCAATAGCATTTTATACGGGTATGCGTTCGGGCGAAATAATGGCACTTAAGAAAAGTGATATAAATTTCAAAAAGCAAATTATTACAGTTCAACGAACACGCTCACGCTATGGAGAATCTACTCCTAAAACAAAATACAGCATTAGAGATGTTCCTATTATAAAATTATTAGAACCATATATTACAGAACTATACAAAAAACATGATGAAGAATATTTATTTATCACTCAGTACAAAAAACCTTATAAAGATAATCATGTCTTTGCTGAAAACTTTTGGAAGAAGGCATTAAAAGAGTTAGACTTAGAATATAGAAGACCATATAACGCTAGGCATACTTACGCTACAAATATGCTTTATAATAATTTAGTAACTCCAGTTCAATTAGCTCAATTGCTAGGTCATGCAAATTCTCAAATGGTTTTTGATGTATATGTTAATTATATAGATTCGTTTAATGAAAACTTTGATAGGTCAATAAATATTTATATTTGA
- a CDS encoding transglutaminase-like cysteine peptidase, whose protein sequence is MSYIKKISGNIAVNRVNDYTKNIKSYQNLTKDKQLLKVNFYLNQLLPQYDDVIQKQEDYWASPKEFLITGFGDCEDYVIIKYFTLLKLGFDKDKLFFTTVYEKYIGGYHMVLSYFKVPGKSPIILDNLSFRILPLNVRKDLKADTFINSIGIYKIDKNNKLFKVQDNSLKFQKLLKKVKKEI, encoded by the coding sequence TTGTCCTATATAAAAAAAATATCTGGAAACATCGCTGTTAACAGAGTAAATGACTATACCAAAAATATAAAATCTTATCAAAACCTTACAAAAGACAAGCAACTATTAAAAGTTAACTTTTATCTAAATCAACTCTTGCCTCAGTATGATGATGTAATACAAAAACAAGAAGATTACTGGGCAAGTCCAAAAGAGTTTCTTATCACTGGTTTTGGTGACTGTGAAGATTATGTAATTATAAAGTATTTCACCCTTTTAAAACTTGGATTTGACAAAGATAAATTATTTTTCACAACAGTTTATGAAAAATATATTGGAGGTTATCACATGGTATTGAGTTATTTTAAAGTACCAGGGAAGTCACCTATTATATTAGACAACCTTAGTTTTAGAATTTTACCCTTGAATGTTAGAAAAGATTTAAAGGCAGATACATTTATAAACTCAATAGGCATCTATAAAATAGACAAAAACAACAAACTTTTTAAAGTACAAGACAACTCTCTTAAATTTCAAAAGTTACTTAAGAAAGTAAAAAAAGAAATCTAA
- the pyrF gene encoding orotidine-5'-phosphate decarboxylase has translation MELCVALDLPTKQENLDLIHKIKDYDVWLKVGLRTFIRDGEDFLLEIKQINPDFKIFLDLKLYDIPNTMADAAESIMGLGVDMFNVHASAGKRAMSEVMKRLELYSSRPIVLAVTALTSFSEDEFVAVYEKGINDKADQFAIDAHESGLDGVVCSAFESDSIKGVTSNEFMTLTPGIRPFGEDAGDQKRVANVEFAKKAQVDFIVVGRPIYQAKNPVEVIENILKKL, from the coding sequence ATGGAATTATGCGTTGCTCTCGATTTACCCACAAAACAAGAAAACCTAGATTTAATCCACAAAATAAAAGATTATGATGTTTGGCTAAAAGTCGGACTAAGAACTTTCATAAGAGATGGAGAAGATTTCCTGCTTGAAATAAAACAAATAAATCCTGATTTTAAAATATTTTTAGATTTAAAACTATATGATATTCCAAATACTATGGCAGATGCTGCTGAGTCAATAATGGGACTTGGTGTTGATATGTTTAATGTACATGCAAGTGCAGGAAAACGAGCAATGAGTGAAGTTATGAAGAGATTGGAATTATACTCTTCTAGACCAATAGTATTGGCTGTAACAGCTCTGACATCTTTTAGCGAAGATGAGTTTGTTGCGGTGTATGAAAAAGGTATAAATGATAAAGCTGACCAGTTTGCAATAGATGCACATGAAAGTGGTTTGGATGGCGTTGTTTGTAGTGCATTTGAGAGCGATTCTATTAAAGGTGTAACATCAAATGAGTTTATGACTTTAACTCCTGGTATTCGCCCTTTTGGAGAAGATGCTGGTGATCAAAAAAGAGTTGCTAATGTTGAGTTTGCTAAAAAAGCTCAAGTAGATTTCATAGTAGTTGGTCGTCCAATTTACCAAGCAAAAAATCCTGTAGAAGTTATAGAAAATATTTTAAAAAAGCTTTAG